ACCGGGAGGGCACGCGGGCGATGCCCAATCCCGAACGCGGCTTCTACGCGCCTCGGATGAGCGACCGCATGGACCGGCTCGGTGGCCTCCGAGAGCGTGGGATCACCCTGCTGCTGGTCGAGATCGACCTGAAGCCTTTCAAGGACAGCGACCTCACCCCGGCGAAGCTCGACGAGGTGCGGGCCGCGTTCGACGCGACCCGGCGGCACGGGCTCAAGGCGATCGTCCGGGCCGCCTACGGCTTCACCGGGCGCGACTACCGGGCCGACCCGGAGGACATGGGCCGCATCCTCGGCCATATCCGCCAGCTCGGCGAGACCTACCGGGAGCATCGAGACGTGCTCTACGCCGTCCAGGCGGGGTTCCTCGGGCCCTGGGGGGAGTGGCACGGGTCGAACTGGGGGGATCCGCCGTCGCTGGAGGCGAGGCGGGCCGTGCTCTTCGGCCTGCTCGACGTCGTGCCGGATCCGATCTGCGTCCAGGTACGGCGGCCGATGTTCATCCGGGACATCTTCGCCGACGAGCCGGGAGGGTCAGAGCTGGCCGATGCGGCCGCCCACGGCGGCACTCGGCTTTCCCGAACCGGCTGGCACAACGACGCCCTGCTGAGCCCGCCGACCGACATGGGGACCTACGCCCAGCCCGGCTGGGACCGCGATCGGGAGCTGCGCTGGTGCGACTCTCACGGCCGACACACTCCCTTCGGCGGCGAGACGGTCCCCTCGTCGTCGGGGACGCCGATCGATCGGGTCGTCGAGGAGCTGGGGCTGCTGCACGCGTGCTACCTCAACAGCGCCTATCACCGCGGGACACTCGACGGCTGGCGGGAGGCGGAGTATCGGGGCGGCAGCGGCTTCGAGCACATCGAGCGACGACTGGGCTACCGCCTCGTGGCGGAACGGCTGAGGCACTCGACGATCGCCGAGCCGGGCGGCGAGCTTCGGGTGGAGCTGGAGCTGCGCAACGTGGGCTTCGCGTCGCCCCACCTGCCACGGGAGGTGGCCCTGATCCTCGATCGGGGGGATCGGGCTTACCGGTTAGTCCTGGAGGACGTTGACCCTCGACGATGGGACCCTGAGGTCGGCACCGTGACGCTGAGGGGGGAGGTCCCGATTTCGGCCGATGCACCTCCCGGGAAGTGGCGGTTGGGCCTGCACCTGGCAGACCCGTCGCCCCGGTTGCGAGACGACGGGCGGTACGCGATCCGGCTGGCCGGCGAGGGGATCGGCTTCGAGGAATCGGCCGGGTGGAACGTGCTGGCCGACGACCTGGAAATCCGGTAGCGGGGGGCCGGGGCCGCCGGGCCGATGGGGCGGTAGGCAGGGGATCGGGGCGGCCTACGCTCACTCGGCGGCGAACTCCTCGCGGATGAACGCGGCGACCTCGTCCCAGCGGGCCGCGGCGGCCTCGAAGTCGACCTCCATTGCCTTGATCGTCTTCGGCGTCTCGACCCGGGCCGACGCCTCAGTCGTCGTCAGCAGCGGGATTTGGGCGCTGGGGCTCGCGGCGAGCGTGGCTTCGACCTCCGGGCTGATGATGGCACTGGCGAGCGCCTCGGCCGCCCCGGGGTTCGGCCCCCCCTTGATCATGGCCAACGTGTTGGGGATGAACAGGGTGCCGGGCTCGCCCTCGCCCTGGTCGGGGTAGACGATCGCGACCGGGGCCCCCTGCTGCTCGATCATCACCATCGCGTCGTCGGTGTCGGTCATGCCGAAGGCGAGGCGGCCGGAGGCGACATCCTGGGCGACCTGCTTGTTCCCCGAGAGGATCCGCACGTCGTTGGCCTCCAGGTCCCGAAAGTATCGCTTCGCCTCTTCGTCGCCCAAGGCGACGAAGAGGCAGGCGGCGTGCGAGGCGGTCGTGCCGAAGAGGGGCTTGGCGATGCCGGCCTTGCCCTTCCACCTCGGGTCGGCCAAGTCTCGGATGCTCGTCGGCCGATCGGCCTCGGGCACCAGGTCGGTGTTGACGATCAGGATTCGAGCCCGGCCGGCGAAGCCGTACCAGGTGCCGTCCCCGGCCTTGTACTGGTCGGGGATCGCGTCGGCGTGCTCGGGGGTGAAGGGGGCGAGCAACCCTTCGCGTTGCAGGCGGAGGGTGTTGAGGATCTCATTGTTCCAGAACAGGTCGGCCCGGGGACGGCCCGCCTCGGCAATGATGGCGTTGGTCAGGCCGACGGTCTTGGTGCTCTCGACGTCGTACTTGGCGTCGACGGTCGTTCCGGCCTCCTGCTCGTACCGATCCAGGATCGGCTCGGAGAACTCTCTGTCGAGCGCCGTGTAGACGACGACCCGGCCGCCGCCCCCGCCGGGTCCTGCTCCCGGTTCGGCGGCATCCCGGGCACATCCGGCGAGCAGGGTGAGCAGGGATGCGGCCAGCCGTCGTCTCGTCGAGTCGGTCATCGTGGCATCTCCGGATCGGTCGCCCGCGTTGGCCGTCCGCACCGTGCGGATGGCGGGCGGGGTCGGGGCTAGCGGGTGGTCGCACCGGGGTCGGGACGAGGTCGAGGGGCCCGAACCCGTGTCCCGGAGGCCCTTGCCGGCGCGCGACGCCTTGACTCCGGGAGTCTTAAGGATACCGTTGGGGCGGCCGGTGATTCGATTCATCGCTCGATCGGGTCCTCGGGACGTGGAGTCGCGGATGAGGACGTGCCATCGCCTGATCCAACCCGTGCTCGATTCGTACCGGTGGGCCATCCTCGTGCTGGTCGCGTTGCTCGCCTCGGGCTGCGGCGGAGATGATGCCCCGGGCCCGGCTTCGGAGCTGAGGCCGGTCTCGGGCCTGGTGCTCGTCGGGGGCAAGCCGGCCGCGGGGGTCGACGTCCAGCTCCATCCGCTGAATCGATCCAACGATGCCGACGCGCCGAGGCCATACGGCTCGACCGACGCCGAAGGCCGGTTCCGACTCCGCCTGGGCGAGGCCGAGGAGGGGGCGCCGGCCGGCCAGTATACCGTGACCCTCTCCTGGCCGGCCGGCGTGGGCGGGGCGGACCGGCTCGGCAGCGCCTTCGC
The Tautonia plasticadhaerens DNA segment above includes these coding regions:
- a CDS encoding DUF4198 domain-containing protein — protein: MRTCHRLIQPVLDSYRWAILVLVALLASGCGGDDAPGPASELRPVSGLVLVGGKPAAGVDVQLHPLNRSNDADAPRPYGSTDAEGRFRLRLGEAEEGAPAGQYTVTLSWPAGVGGADRLGSAFAEPGGSGLVAVIEEGTTELPPFEVGDAGRMGRSP
- a CDS encoding extracellular solute-binding protein, with the protein product MTDSTRRRLAASLLTLLAGCARDAAEPGAGPGGGGGRVVVYTALDREFSEPILDRYEQEAGTTVDAKYDVESTKTVGLTNAIIAEAGRPRADLFWNNEILNTLRLQREGLLAPFTPEHADAIPDQYKAGDGTWYGFAGRARILIVNTDLVPEADRPTSIRDLADPRWKGKAGIAKPLFGTTASHAACLFVALGDEEAKRYFRDLEANDVRILSGNKQVAQDVASGRLAFGMTDTDDAMVMIEQQGAPVAIVYPDQGEGEPGTLFIPNTLAMIKGGPNPGAAEALASAIISPEVEATLAASPSAQIPLLTTTEASARVETPKTIKAMEVDFEAAAARWDEVAAFIREEFAAE
- a CDS encoding DUF4832 domain-containing protein yields the protein MTHVDRLEVAMLRRDLNLGIILALGLSTGRSRARDATDWREIRYREGTRAMPNPERGFYAPRMSDRMDRLGGLRERGITLLLVEIDLKPFKDSDLTPAKLDEVRAAFDATRRHGLKAIVRAAYGFTGRDYRADPEDMGRILGHIRQLGETYREHRDVLYAVQAGFLGPWGEWHGSNWGDPPSLEARRAVLFGLLDVVPDPICVQVRRPMFIRDIFADEPGGSELADAAAHGGTRLSRTGWHNDALLSPPTDMGTYAQPGWDRDRELRWCDSHGRHTPFGGETVPSSSGTPIDRVVEELGLLHACYLNSAYHRGTLDGWREAEYRGGSGFEHIERRLGYRLVAERLRHSTIAEPGGELRVELELRNVGFASPHLPREVALILDRGDRAYRLVLEDVDPRRWDPEVGTVTLRGEVPISADAPPGKWRLGLHLADPSPRLRDDGRYAIRLAGEGIGFEESAGWNVLADDLEIR